A region of the Vanrija pseudolonga chromosome 2, complete sequence genome:
CTGTGCCATCACGTCATTCAGATTGTCACCTGAAGCATCTGCTGGGTGTAAAAGACGCCCCTGCTTGTCATCGGTCTCGGGGGGAACCCATGACAGCTTCACCTGAAGATGGCGACCGCGGGTCTCCGAGGGCAGTTCGAACGTGAtgtggtcggcgccgtgctccaAGTTGGTTATTGGCACACTTGCCTGGCGGATGTGCACGTTGTCCTCAGCCTCTCGACCGACACCGACTTCCTCAATGCGTAGGGAGGCACTGCCCATTCTCGTTGAGGGCTGCCGTCTTGTCGAAAGCGGACGCTCAATGGCTGTCGACGCACGCGGAGCCACTCCCTCCGACAGATGCGGTCTGGACATTGCTCTGGTAGTGTCCGCCCCGTCAGAGTTCGAGTACCTGAGGCTCGGACGATGACTGGTGGGAGCGTCGTTAAAGTCTCGGACAGAGGCGAGGGGACGAGTGTCCCCTtcgaggcggcgcggtgtTGACGCTCTCTCTCCGGACCCGTGCCGTGTTGGGGTGGGAACTAGGCTGTGCCGAGAGCCTGGGCTGATTGACAAGTCCGGAAAggtctcgtcgtccgagtctTCGGAGGGCGAGTAAGAGAGGTCTGGTTGGGGCCGGCTGTCGGGGTACCCAAATTCGACAATGTTGCGGCGGGTACCGTGCTCACTGTCGTCAGCCATTGCAGCGATGGGAATAGGGGCCGGTAGTTGAACTGTGCTTGGGCGTGGAGAGCGTGGACTAGGCGAGGTGTGAGTCGACCGGGTAACGCTGGCAATAGTGGAAGGGGGCAGTGGCGGGAGGTTGGCTTGAAACGGGTCTTGTCTTGTCAGCGTTTCAGTTGTAGACGGTGGGAGAGGAGACAGAGTCCTTGGGTAGTGAACCGGCAAAGTAGTCGGCACCGTTTTTGAAGGCGTGTGATGAGGTTGAGGAGTCGGAAGAGGATGCTCGTATATCACAGGTGACGCTGGCGGGGGAGAGAGTGAAACGGTATCGGTGGGGCGAGTTTGTGAGTGCGGCGTAGATACAATTGTCGAGGGTGGAAGCGGTACACGGTGTGCGCCAACAGAGTTGGGGCGTGTTGCAGGGTGAGTGGAAACAGGTGACGTCCACGACGAAGCGTTCGCCGCGGTGCGAGGAATCGCATGCTGCGTTGCCAGGAGCAACGTGTCGTCGGTGCGAGGTCCACGCGGCCTTGCACCGACATTATCGCGCTGCGTGGCGGCGCTCACTTGCGAAACCGTCGCAGACGGCTGCGCTGGGGCAGTTCTCGtgcgggagcggcggcgggcacctGCGGTATCTGCGGACTATGAGCATCAGTAGCAGGAGCAGTTGCGGTACGCACCAAGCTGGCACTCTGAGTCGTTGTGGGCAGGATCGGGTCAAACGACAGCTCGGGAAGGACAGGGGCTGCGGTGGCAGACACCTTTGATGCGGCGCTTTTactgccgccaccgcggtCGGCGGTGGTCGGGCGCGGGTGCTGTGCGTACTCCCGGCTGTTGTTGTTCTTGGTTGCAGCCGACGAGGATTGGCTCCtgacgagcttggccgaCCGCGATGATCCGCGCGCCGGGTTCACGCTGTTGGAGCGCGTCATCACCAGCACGTCGGGAGGCTGTGACACGGCCGGGGCCTTGGGGAATGCCGAAGGAGGTGGCGCCTTGGCCAGCGACTCTTGCGAGCTGCGGCGGGAAATGGTGCTCCGTGTGCGAGAGAGAAAGCTGCCCACACGGGCTAGGCCGGAAGGGCGATCCGTCGTCGCATGCATCGGATCTTCAGGTAGCGTGTCGGACAGGAACTCGAGCGGCGGGGACAGCGCGTCGTTGAGGTACGCCTCGCGCTGTGACCACTGGGCTGTCGGTGCGGAGGACAACGGCAGGTGGTCGCTGCGTGGCAGGGGGACATTCTGCGGCAAGGGGCTTGATGGCGCCtgggcgagcacggcgacgggcgctgggcggcggctACTCTGCGAACGCGACAGCTGTgctgggctcggcgcggacgagcgGTGCGGCGAAGGACCTGCATCCAACGGCGTACGCTTGGACAGGCCGCGCTGGATCTTGGCGGACGCGTCTCTTGCGCGCCTCTGTGTCGCCAAGACGGCATCGAGCTCAGCACCAACCCGTGGCGGGCTCGATAGGTGCGAGGAGAGTGGGTGACGGTACtggggctgcggcgcgctcgccgacacgtccgagtcggtcgcGCTCCATACCGCACTGCCTGCACCAACACTCCTGCCCACTGATCGGCCGGTGAACGCCTCTTGTCGCCATGTCTTGACGCGGTTGTGGGCGTATCTGTAGTTGTCGAGGTCTTCCTGCGTCCACTCGTAGGCTGTtggggccgaggacgccgaagCGTCCGACGTGACCCATGGGGCTTGGGGCTGAGGCCGGTGCTGCCGCCTTCGAGCACTGTCCTGCGGTGGTGCCATTGATAAGGGATCTGGGGGTCGTGCAGTTTGATCTCTGGTCATGAGTGGGTATCGAGTGCGAATGGGTAGTGTATGCGAGACAAGATAGATGTAGtgtgtcgaggtcgatcaAGAATGGGACGAGAGAGAAGGTGAGTTGGATGAATGAGTGGATGAGAGGAAGAGTGTGTTAGAAGGTCGTCAATcttgccgcgccgccgccgccgccgcctggctgggTGCTTTCTTCCTTGCTAGTCCAACTTGACACGAAGAGCGTTTGTGTGGGGTaggcgacgagggggggcAAGGAGAGAGGTCTGTGCAGCGCGTGTGCAgatgtcgacgacaaggtgcGACGAGTAATGGCATTACAGTAACGCCAACACGCGCAGAAcaggcggcaggcaggcagcccccgatggcgccgccgacaataACAATGACCGGCCAcgtccacgacgacgcgcacagACAATACACACCGACAAGCGGGGCCAGAcacgcggcgacgagcgtcCTTTTGTCGGCTCACACATGTCCCCCCCCCGTcacgcaacgacgacgacatgcgACACGCAATTacacacgccgccaccagcgtGTTCGGCACCCTCAACGTCGCGCCGACAGCGCCTTCCTCGCTTCCTCGCTGTGCGCGGCGGTTCCGTGCGCTTCTTGTCGCCGTTCCCACGCGCACAGATCCTCCCCTGTGGCGCAGTCTCATTCCTCGCTCCAGACCCACGTCGCAGCCAGGCCGCCCCACACGCGCCGGATGGCGCCGGGAACCGGGACTTGGGCGAGATCGGGGCGGTCCGCAGTGTCCCCTACGCCGAGGTTACCGTGCTCGTTCCACCCGCCCGACCAGAGCGTGCTGTCGGCCGCCGTGACGAGGACGTGCTCCGACCCTGCCGTGAGGCATGTTGGCGCTTGTTGCACGGCGACCTGTCCGCGCGGGTCAGagtcgcgccgcagcagctggcCGTGCGTATTCGAGCCCTGCGACcacagcgcgccggccgagatAACGTAGGTCCCGTTCCACGTTGCCGCGATGCCAGTGACGTCTTGTACCGAGTCGAGGGAGGCGACTTGGCCCTTAAGGTCGCTTCCCCAGGCCAGCACGCGCCCGTTGGAGAGGAGTGCGAGCgagtgcgccgcgccgagtgCGAGGTCGATGATGTGCGCTCCAGGTGGGATTCGAAGCGCAATGGTCACGGGCAGCGAGGTGGGGGCTCGGGCAGGCGCCTTCCCTTTGCCCTTCACGCCGCGCGAAGCTGGAGTCGCTACTGGCGCTGGCACCGCGTCGAGTTCTCCGCGCCGGCAAGCGCCCCatccgacgacgcgctgcgtgCGTGTCGGGCCAGTACCGGAACTCAGGACGGCGATGACGTGCCGCTGTCCGCCCTTGAGG
Encoded here:
- the SERGEF gene encoding Secretion-regulating guanine nucleotide exchange factor, with translation MPSPLLYACGSNGSGQLALGHEEDVSSLTRCAFDPSCPASTDIVDLVSAASHALLLVSSPSSGTHLLGAGKNTHGQLGRPCALSCPPAATTFRPLALGREAGLGDGFVPVKVAATWTTSFVVYERGITGSAGREQVFVASGSNDFGELGVAGSSAGPVVLKDVLRPGERVEHLKGGQRHVIAVLSSGTGPTRTQRVVGWGACRRGELDAVPAPVATPASRGVKGKGKAPARAPTSLPVTIALRIPPGAHIIDLALGAAHSLALLSNGRVLAWGSDLKGQVASLDSVQDVTGIAATWNGTYVISAGALWSQGSNTHGQLLRRDSDPRGQVAVQQAPTCLTAGSEHVLVTAADSTLWSGGWNEHGNLGVGDTADRPDLAQVPVPGAIRRVWGGLAATWVWSEE